In Pradoshia eiseniae, the genomic window CCGCGCGGCAGATTCGTTATTACGAAGAGCATGAACTGGTACAACCCGCCAGAACCGAGGGTAATAGACGTATGTTTTCATTGAATGACATTGACCGCCTGCTTGAGATCAAGGAATTGCTTGACCAGGGGATTAATATGGCGGGAATTAAGAAAATCCTTGGCGGTTCCGAATTCGGCGAAGAAGAACAGAATGAGCTGAAAGAAGCGCCAAAACCTGAACTGACAGA contains:
- a CDS encoding MerR family transcriptional regulator, yielding MSGNIRRTMPLFPMSIVMQLTDLTARQIRYYEEHELVQPARTEGNRRMFSLNDIDRLLEIKELLDQGINMAGIKKILGGSEFGEEEQNELKEAPKPELTDAQLRKLLRDELLQAGRFTTRGSGRTGDMHRFFH